From a single Aspergillus puulaauensis MK2 DNA, chromosome 2, nearly complete sequence genomic region:
- a CDS encoding uncharacterized protein (COG:S;~EggNog:ENOG410PNZE) has protein sequence MSQPLGTMRRKPRKFLPEPIETSSRSSKQHQNNDHAEQHVRSNHGDRQISEFDTTSSTKGPFACSQPGQPPQLWQTGQTAIPARRSSSEHVHVSTLPEIVHTTPSTANSRGKAQRTRRFTPQLMETARHSFSPRKRLFNHDSFSRLEAETPSLHNTAKTPNPIQVNADILQESLFSYSSLLRRQETRRHSFRVPDLPAIPSSGSEGSSESNPPRLHCSPPQPPARRPNIGHEPSPLDHIINSPTNASESQLKEQALAAFPNEQVYQPVDHFAIDKDEESSYEDDFDMHEKGLMFRINRRASSADLPSELEFLRRHKEEAGMDRRHYLTTRGEHNSHAKTLEVVNRDDGWDINRPLTQLRQTFRPPMLGSDIEFPQSLTPESTICEGIHITGSNQDQTTFSSSTGLWCSSARFSVGLDRGGLWNGTCKPNNHDSRLSKSSLPRLITRRHGFDEDTQKRVLEQSYRARPPHQCHQHSHFTIRLPRDDAKHDEKYNQEFDDRFVTQIYDYLSLGYPSVARYYDHELSKVSGLPVATLRADDPNSDAKGHVGVHDVTYRSETNGVCMRWTALRLYIHEWVRRHPQISEEGHYHQTWGVRERKGSWAV, from the coding sequence ATGTCTCAACCCCTCGGGACaatgaggaggaagccgCGGAAGTTCTTACCCGAGCCCATTGAGACATCCTCACGCAGTTCAAAGCAACATCAAAATAATGATCATGCAGAACAACATGTGCGCTCAAACCACGGGGACAGACAGATATCCGAATTTGATACCACTTCGTCCACAAAGGGACCCTTTGCCTGTAGCCAGCCCGGGCAGCCCCCTCAACTGTGGCAGACGGGCCAGACTGCGATCCCCGCCAGAAGGAGCAGCAGTGAACATGTACATGTGTCAACATTACCGGAAATAGTACACACCACACCATCAACCGCAAACTCGCGCGGTAAAGCGCAGCGAACGAGGAGGTTCACACCCCAGCTAATGGAGACTGCTAGACACTCATTTAGCCCAAGGAAAAGGCTATTTAATCATGACAGCTTCTCCAGGCTCGAGGCCGAAACACCAAGCTTGCACAATACTGCCAAGACCCCCAATCCAATACAAGTGAATGCCGATATACTACAGGAATCTCTATTTTCATACTCCAGTCTTCTGCGACGCCAGGAAACAAGGAGACATTCTTTTCGTGTACCCGACCTACCGGCCATACCCTCCAGTGGCAGTGAAGGATCCAGTGAATCAAATCCGCCACGGCTACACTGTTCCCCGCCTCAGCCTCCAGCCCGTCGACCAAATATAGGTCACGAACCTTCCCCCCTAGATCATATTATCAACTCTCCAACCAATGCTTCAGAAAGTCAACTAAAGGAGCAAGCACTAGCGGCATTCCCGAATGAGCAGGTCTACCAGCCTGTCGATCATTTTGCCATCGACAAGGATGAAGAGTCGTCATATGAGGATGACTTCGATATGCATGAAAAAGGGCTCATGTTTAGGATAAACAGGCGCGCCTCATCTGCAGATCTTCCCTCAGAACTCGAGTTTTTGCGCAGACACAAGGAAGAAGCCGGTATGGATAGGCGCCATTACCTTACCACTAGAGGAGAACACAATTCGCATGCGAAAACCTTGGAGGTAGTAAATCGTGACGATGGTTGGGATATAAACCGTCCCTTGACACAATTGAGACAGACGTTCCGCCCGCCAATGCTCGGAAGCGACATTGAATTCCCACAAAGCTTGACACCGGAAAGCACAATATGTGAAGGAATCCATATAACCGGGAGCAACCAGGACCAGACCACATTCTCATCGTCCACTGGGCTTTGGTGCTCCAGCGCGCGCTTTTCCGTTGGACTCGATCGCGGTGGCCTTTGGAATGGGACCTGCAAACCAAACAATCATGACTCACGGCTCTCTAAATCTTCACTACCGAGGTTGATTACCCGGAGACACGGGTTTGACGAGGATACACAAAAAAGGGTCTTAGAACAATCATACCGGGCCAGACCTCCGCACCAATGCCACCAACATTCCCATTTCACCATTCGACTCCCGAGGGACGATGCCAAACATGATGAAAAATACAACCAGGAATTCGATGACAGATTTGTCACGCAAATATATGATTATCTGTCACTAGGCTACCCTAGTGTTGCCCGCTACTATGACCATGAACTAAGTAAGGTTTCTGGGTTACCAGTGGCGACACTCAGGGCAGACGATCCAAACTCGGACGCTAAGGGCCATGTCGGCGTGCACGACGTTACC